The Helianthus annuus cultivar XRQ/B chromosome 11, HanXRQr2.0-SUNRISE, whole genome shotgun sequence region ATACATACAGGTGAGGCAAGTGGTGAAGAGTAGAGAGAACCTTAAGAGGATATCATTTTTAGCCCATTCGCTTGGTGGTCTTATCGCAAGATACGCAGTAGGTGTTCTTTATACTCGTGTTGACGATAGAACCGCTGGTCTCATCGCCGGGCTGGAGGCCATTAGTTTCATAACCCTAGCAACACCGCATCTCGGAGTTAGAGGGAACAAGCAGGTTTTACTTTCTCCTCATATATAGTAATGATTATGAGGTGAAGTTTGTTTACGTATGTATGCAcacctttttatatttttttttttggtgattTAGCTTCCGTTTCTTCTGGGTGTACCCATGTTAGAAAAAATCGCTGCTCCAATGGCTCCGATCTTTGTTGGACGAACAGGTAGTCAGCTGTTTCTCACCGACGGTAAACCCGACAGACCACCTCTGCTTTTGAGAATGACGACAGATGCTGAAGAGTCCGATTTTATGTAAGACTAAGCGCAACTAAATAAATATGTAAAGTTGTAAACCTTCATCTTCAAATGAAAATATGTCCCCTTTCATTTTACACACTGCCATAAAAATAAATTACAAAATTAAAATgcttattttattttgttttatgtgcCTTCTGTTGCAGATCTGCTCTCGGTGCATTTAAATATCGTGTTTTGTATGCCAATGCCTCCTATGATCGTATCCTGCCGGCATTTAATTTGTCGCTCTTCATgcttctgtttttgttttttgtattttgtttctGTTTCGACTTAGCGTTTACTACTAGATATGGTGGGTCGCCGCACATCCTCAATCAGAAGGGAGTCCGAGCTTGTTAAGGTACATTATTATAATatacccaatatatatatatatacatatatataggttGTGATCATCACAAAACCAATTTTAAGTAGAGAACCGTGAAAACCACAAAACCGGAGAGAAATAGAGGCGGTTAGAAAACAGTGTTCTGTATAAAGGTACAAATGTTTGTGCGGTTCTTCGCATTTCTCTACTTAAAACTGGTTTGGTATTTAACATccctatatatataattataaataaGGCCTTTTAATATGTAAGGGTtgggttcatttcagaactctaaataattacagaactttcagaactcctaataaacaataattttataaatatatttttatattttgggcacttttatcatttattatatgtatttctatgattacatacatgttaagagtagtttacatatgtgtaatagtcaaattatatatatatatatatatatacatatatatatgtgtgtgtgtgtgtgtgtgtgtgtgtaacaacttattacatatatgtaaaaaatactagtttacatatatgtaatcataaaaattcatataaaacatgataaaattactcttaagaTGTATGTAATAAtgaaaatacatataataaatgataaagttatcataaatataaaaatatataaataaaaagattgtttattaggagttctgcgagttttgtaaatatttagggttctgaaatgatcctcaTCCCTGGTTTAAGTAGAGAATAGTGAAAACCACATAAATAATTAAATACCTGTACATATTGCTTTTAAATGTAATACCGTGTGCGCGCGCGCGCGCATGTGGGCGTGTGGGTGCATGGGCGTGATGAATACATGTATTCACCGGTAAATACACTATTTGTAGACTTTTTAAAGTAGTATAGCGTATTCATCGTGAATATAATGGTCCCTATGTATTTAGTGGCTTACATTTGAACCCACAACTATATACACGGTGTTTGGTATCAATAAATATGCATATAATATTTCTATATGTATTTAGTGGCTTGCATTATTTTGAACCCACAACTATATATACATGGTGTTTGGTATCAATCAATATGCATATAAAATATTTCTAGACCGCAGTCACTGCATGTAGTATAACTGGCCTGTATATTGGTGGTGCTAAAACTGGCAGCCCCCTCTCCAATCGTTGGATGGTTATAAACACGTCGTCGATGTGGAGTATTGCCCACCCGTAGAATCCAGAGGCTCGAGTTTTCCTCCAGAAGCAGCAAGAGCAAAAGAAGCAGCCCAAAATGTACCAACTACCCAAAATACCCTCGAGTACCATGAAATCATGGAAGGTAGTGAGTGAACCAACGCTCCATTTCTCATATAGTTTAAGTTGTCTAGTAACTAAATAAACCTCCATTGGTTTTTGGTTATATAGAGGAAATGATTCGCGGGTTACAACAGTTGGGATGGAAAAAAGTTGACGTCAGTTTCCACTCTTCGCTTTGGCCGTTCTTCGCTCATAACAACATTCATGTACGGTAGTCGGTAACAGTTTCGATATTTTCTTATCTCGCATGCAAAAGAGCGAACTTTTATTCTCGATTTTGTGGAATTTTCAGGTGAAAGATGAATGGTTCCATAAAGCGGGAGCTGGAGTGGTTGCTCATGTTGCCGACACCATTAACCAGCAGGAAAAGCAACATCAATCGTCTTCGCTCATTACTGCTAGTTTGTAGTTATGGCATGTGCTTTAAATAATAACACGGACTAACCAAATTTATACGTATATTTATGCACTATGTATACCACACGTATGTATATGTGCAATGCCCGTATAGTCTAGTGTGATCGGGTGTCAAACCCGGGCAACTTAAGTAAGCAGTTAAATAAACTTATAGGTTTAATATTGGGGAAATTATGTATTGATTGTATGTATAAATGTACACAAAATATTGTAAAGGATTATGTTTCAAGTTATGGTTGTGTAGTTAATGTTTAGGGTGTGTTTGTTATGAGAAAAATGGTGAAAGATTTTGGAAAATAATCACACCCATGAAATTAGGTTCCATCCATATCTAGTTTATTATATCTTCATTATATTTTCTTTATGAGAATTTTTAGTTGTAATTAAAGATTGGAAAATAATCGTTTTATGCTAAATGTTAAGCATTTTATTTTGCTTTACTGTTATTGGGGTGGTTGTTTAAAAATAAGAAAGATTTACTTGtttaaaaattacaagttttgttatTTATATTTGCATCACTTTGCAGGCGGTGTTTTTTAACGCAAAAGTTTGCAAGTTTTGTGATTTATGTTTCAAAATTTTGCACGTTTTaacctttaggccaaacccagtcaGATTTTTTAGTTAGAGTTAAAtaccattttagtccttgtggtttgagccattttgCCAATGtaatccaaaggtttcattttttgacTGTGGATCCAAAAGAGTTTCactgttgtcattttagtccactgggttaactttatccattttttttctgttaacgagaagaacAATTCATCtattacataaaaaaattaatatagaGTTTTAAAAGTTAACATAATTCTTGTTTTTACCTGATTTAATTCTAGACTACCTTAATTCTTGTTTTTTTTTGTCTAAACTGGATACCCATCTAACTTACATGTGATCCTTACCTCTTACAACTTTACGTGATTtcattttcaacatttttttttatttaatatttacttGATTCATTTTCATCAGCCCATACGTTTTTCATTATTTAAACTTTAGTATTTTTCTAACAAAAATTTAATTCACtgttattttgttttatatattttttaaatttaagaGTTGTGATTCTCATTTTATCTTTTGACTTTTTTGTCCCACATATttaaatttacaaaaataaagtcAAGTGTTACTAATTTAAGtcatgtaatacacgtggttttaactTAATAAACTAATATATTCCCGACAAGTTATTTAGGCAGCATAACAACAAATCAACAATAATAGACATATTACTTGGTTATTTAGGTCACATAATACATGTGCATACTCTCACAAAGGAATACCactaaggtttcaagttcaaattaCAATGTATCTTTATAATCATTAAAAAAGCTTGGTGAGAATAGAATTTAAGGCCTCATCCGCAACGATCTTATACATCCTTTCAGTTGGATGAACAGCATCCCAAAATAAAAATTTATCTCGATCAACACATGCATCCAAGCCTTTACAAGTAATACCATATTCGATCGTTCCTGTTCCGCAACACCCCTTTGTAGTATCTTCAAACCCTACAAATGACATTTTCCCATTTCAAAATTTGATTGAAAAGGTGGTTATATAATGcgtattttgaaaaaaaaaattaaaagactGCTCACCGTATTTTTTAGGGTTTTCAATCGCACTTTGAACGAGACCATAAGTGTCGACGTAGGCCGTTTTCATCCCTAAAGTTCTTTGTATTGTAAGTAATGCATTTTGCAACTTCAAATCGAATGAGATAGCCACTTTGTTGTACTCATCGTCACATTTGGTGGCACCCTTCAATGTCTTGACCAAAGGCATGCAACCAAAAGGAACAACTCCAACCATCACCAATCTTCTTGCTCCTAGAGCATGCATTTTCTACACCaatttatatttaacaaattaatgTAATCAATGAAgagaaaataaaaatgataatgtttattatttttagaaaacaacGAAAGTAACCATTTTTTGTCTTATGCCTATATAGCCATGTCATGGCTATATATCTAAATTTGTGTTAACACGTACATAGAGGCATAAGACACCTACTAAAAAggttatttttatcatttttctaTTGCTTATTTTTTAACTGAAAAGTTAAAACCTTGACGTAATCATGAAAAAGAGAGATCAAGTAATCTCCATATTGGTCAACGGTGAATTGGGCCCGTCGTGGGAGCTCCACGTAATAGTTTTGCAGAAAATCATTTGTTCCCATGCTTAATATAAACACCGCGTTCTGGATAGATTCGTCAGCCTTTTTTGATCCTACCCTCATCCTAAGATTTCTTTTGTAATGCGCAAAATGCTTCAATTGGTGCGACAATGACAACAcattcttcaaaaaaaaaaaaacataatattaGTATAAAAGAATAAGAAAAAAACAATCGATGAGAACATTGAGCATATACATCCTACGTATGGCCCCATAAAGTAGAACTCGAACTCATACCACTTTAAGAGAGATAAATATTCGATGACACTAAATCAAGAGAGACTATAGACTCACCCTACTCCCTAAGAAAATTTGTGTCATACCCTTTTTAAACCCTTAGGAAGCGGAAGCTTTTATTCACACTATCACTATAACTTTTATTTACATTCAATAGTAAATTACTATCTTACTTGAATATCAAACGGAATCTTATTTTATAAAGTATTTCttgtgtttttcttttatttattattatatatataatagataaaaTTCTTAGCTACACTTTAAAGGTTTATGTAATGTAATTTTCTTTTAGTATATTTTGAACTTGTTGGGGTTTATTAATTCAATAGTGCTTTTAATGTTTATTTCCTTAAAAACTACCAAACATATTATGTTTTGAAAAATAGTAAGTGATTAAattagtaatttcaagaaaaccAAAATCACAAAACTTATAATTTAAATTTTACTTTATAGTGTAGCGATATCAAACAATGTAAAAAATGTGTTCTCGTTAGTGACTAATGATTCTAGACTTTTAATATCTTGATGGACAAAATCTGTTCTTGGGCATTTGGGTTTTGTTTTCTTTCAATTGCTGCCGATACCGTAATGAACCAAACCGATAACGACTGAATTCCAGTACCATGAACCCAAACCAACCAAATTCCACACATAAAATAGCTCTAATTAAATAGTAATATGAATAAAAATATAAGCATGTATAATGTTACTGGTTTTCTCTTCATAAATTCAATATAAACAATATACGCACATTCTTAGTTATTTATTTCCTCTTTAACAAGATGAagctattatatatatatatatagggtaaggttcatgcgagaaccacccttattgcgagaaccgcaagaaccaatgtgaacacaaaataaaatctaaaaaaaatcaaaaaagcactcaaaaatttttttttattttttttaatattttttaacaaaaaatcgctatatttcgttccataaaaaaaaaaaaaaaaaaaaaaaaaaaaaaaaaaaaacttttttttttcgagtaacagttatccatgcacatgtgcatatgtatcattacttcaacaaattcggtaatacattatcaggaatagacaattgcactttaatttacaataccattagtaatacactactttttacattaccaatattcaaaatgcacatgtgcataattaggtataaccatgatataacgtgttttgatacaaaaagtttgtgattttgaatggagaagtagacccatatacatgttttttggttagttatatctagtggttgatggtttggttatagttgtcaatttttttatgtaatatgttgattggatggtataaatggtgtttacatacatgtaataaagtgaaaatattgttaatggtattgtattatggatggtaggaggtaatggtattgtattatggatggtaggaggtaatggtagtgtattatggatggtatgatagatgaaagggaaagtgtattcaaagtggtttaccaaaacaccttatttcatgttgatacatataatgcacatgtgcatttctaatattggtaatgtaaaaagtagtgtattacatatggtagtgtaaatgaaagtgcaattgtctaatatatgtaatgaattacggaatttgtcaaagaaatgacagaaatgcacatgtgcatgcttgtgtattatggatggaatgatagatgaaagagaaagtagtgtaccaaaacaccttatttcctgttgatacatatagatgcacatgtgcatttctaacattggtaatgtaaaagatagtgtattacacgtagtagtgtaaatgaaagtgcaattgactattatttgtaatgaattacggaatttgacaaagaaacgacacatatgcacatgtgcatggataactgttactcgaaattttttttttttttgaatttttttttttttttttattaacaaaatatagcgattttttcaaaaaaaatagtaaaaaaataaaaaaaaatttttttgggtgttttttagatttttttaggaattactgtttgtgttcacactggttctcgcggttctcgcaataaggggtggttcctaacggatctttgtcctatatatatatatatatatatatatatatatatatatatatatatatatagttaagaaaggatgatgaatagtaactttatttttaaaataatatatagttttttattaacTAATtcgatacttctttaataatttacgtttataactttttctaaaacttaagtacgtagttgtgtttgatttttctcttgacattccgttataaattatgttaaaaacgaagttgtactcaaaataaagtatttatttgataTCATAAAACGCTAcaatgataaactaaaccgttctaaCGATTTGGTTTTCTAAACAACATTCTTtgttttcaaatcacgtttgttttacgttatcatttgctcggtttcgccgcaacACGCGACTTAAAAAACTAGTATATATTAATCGTGTTAACCTGACTGTTTGGACGTACCCCACTCACATAAATTCATGGATCCGTCATTAACCAACTGTACACTTCAGATTTATTAAAGTCAGCCGGTTTCCTTGCTTATATAACTAATTAGAGTCACAAGACATACCGAAACTTGAGCAGTGAGGTTATCATAACCGGAACCGCTAGAAGCAAAACTAACACCATGGGAAAGATCGAAGGGCATCACTACTCCTTGCTCGAGAAATGGTCGAATCTCCTTCGTATAACCCAATGCCTCGGCTATTAAAGAATGATATAAGtgtcaatatttttatttttgttgcaTCTTGAAGTCACAACATGTTAGAAATCTGATTGTGACAAAATAAAATTTTTAAttcataaatattattttggaacgaCAAGATTCTATATACAAATATAGAGGCGGGCCAGCTAGAAATTCATATTCATATATAAATATAAGATAGATGTACAAGTTAGCATTTCAATGCAATAAAATGAATGCGATGTCTTCTAGCTTTTTGCACTTAATGCAACATTCCCATAACGGTATCCAACAAAATGAAATACTATTAGGGTTGGTGGCTAATTGGAGAAGCGAGAACCCATgactttatagcctagtggtattttgagggtgagataagactttggaccaataggtcctgggttcgattctcacaaagggggttttcccatatttattgggtttcctcctgaattggtgtataggcattatgcctagtgaagatggatatgatcgggtggttccgctggtggcacgatgatactccagtggtccgtcagtgatccaattTTGCcgttcaagaaaaaaaaaattggagaAGCGAGAAGCAAAGCTCACTTCCGTAAAGGTTGGGAAGGTTATAGGTTCAAATCacacaaaaagtaaaaaataaagtTTGTTGTTTAAAACAAATCCAAGAAAATGAAATCTAAAAGAgcataaaatattaaaaattatgTAACTAATATATAATCCTTTTAATATAAAATTGTAAAATAATAATTGGCATGAAATTTACAAATTGTTAGTCTTTTTCCATTCAGTTGAAAATGTTATAAACTACATATTAATATTGGAAGTGGGTTTGGTgataaatttaatttttttttttgtttttgtttataaGAAGCTTTATTTGTAAAAAATTTGATGGTATGCTAACACTAGAAAACTGGATTTTCAGTTTTTCACCGATGAAATTTTCTCCGTCCCGATTAGAAAGAGCATCAATCACGGCCATTATACCGACAGACCTTCACCAACGGATACTTGTCGAGTTGTCGGTGTTTTTTCACTCACAGGTTTTCGACGAAAGCGTCCCTCGGTGAAGCCACAGTTCTCTTGTAGTGTAATATTATACATGTTTCTAAGAATTACTATTAAATGATAAActataaaagcaaatctagcaaaatataataaattaaaaaaaaaaacattttcacgtattttCTGTATATGGTTAAATGTTGCAATTACTTTGAATTATAGAGTTATATCTATCAATTTTGATCAGATCATGATGTCACAGTATATTCACTGTATTCTATTAATATATTAACATGAAGCCAGTTCACATTAAACACCAGTTTTGTgccagaaaaaaaaaaacaatataacaACATTAACATAGATTAATCAACCAAAAAAATGTGGTGGTATATGAAAGCAGGTTTTATGTACCTATAAAATCAGTTGCCAGTCTTCCATTACTAAACCTCCCAGTGGCGCGACCGCTAAAGAAGTCGATCCCATAAGGTGGAAAGTTACTCTTATCATCGGTCTTAAGGCGGTTGTTATTCCCTGGGTCGACGCTTGAATCACCAAACACAAACAAACCGGTTACGTTATTTGCGACTGCAATCCGCCTTATTTCAGATACCGCGATGGCATCGGCTTGTGGCACTAGGTTTATGACAAGagacatcaccaccaccaacgcCATACACATGTTTATGATCATATGCAAACAACCCATAATTTTTTACTTGTAATTGTTCCAAATGGAGACCTAATTTTAGTTTTTAGTCTTAGACTTGATGAAAATGACCAAGTCCTCTATGCCATATATATAGACTATCGACTCTGGGTCATTAAATGATGTTTGGTTTGGAATATGACATTTATTTTGTTTATATCTATTTTCAATTCGACATTTAATAGCTTTGAAGTAGATATCTTTATATAGAATATTTTCCTATTTTTTGAACGAAAAATTTCTTTTACTCCATGTCGTTTATGGATCAAACAACTTCAACTATACCCTAAACTAGGAAGAATAAATTACGAAGATAGGGTTAACTGTAGGGATCCCTTAAGTGTATCACAGCCTGTTAATCAACTCTACTTAGTCATGGTGTTAAGGGAGAGTAAAAGCAAAGGAAGTAAAGAAGATGATAAAATACTCTATATGTTGAATTGTAAACAAGATTTTTGGAGGTTTATCTTGTTGGAAAAATCAGTGAAAAAGTGTTATTTCACTAACTTTGGACATAAATAAGTATATTTATACATGCATTATACAAGTAATTATTATTAGAGTATATACGAATAAGCTAGATTAGATATAGTTACATGGGGAAAGTGAATACGGTGCTGTTAGACACCTAAACGTACACGCTAAACGTACACGCCAAACCTTTCAAAACTACATAGTTTTGATTAAAACTTCCCTAAAATCTCAATCAACAATTAAAATTATATAACTGGGTCATGCCCATGGTTCTTTTGGCTGCCTTTTGAACCCTAATTATTTATGTCATTCATACCATTCAAATAACCTGTATGTGCCACATGTTTACAAGTGTAAGACATGAAGCTAGGGCTGTAAACAAATCGAacattcagcgaacagttcgtgaaccgttcgacgggaagttcgtttatgttcgttcgattagcttaacgaacgaacacgaacaaaatatttcgttcggttagcttagcgaacgaacacgaacacaggcctcgttcgttcgactgtgttcgtgaacgttcggtatgTTCGTTTgcttatattaaaaaataataaataataaaccttttatctaaacatactGAAAActtaaaaccctatttttttctaagttagctaaaatttgaacattctaaggggctgtttggtagcctcttaatgaccattcagatgctacctcttaatggtttaaaacctctgaatgaataagaggtaacctcaagtctgaatggttaagaggtaacctctgaatggtaaatcatcacatgtcacattcttctaccttctcattggtaaaattcttaataggtccattaagaggtagcctcttaatgaccattcagaggctaccaaacagcccctaagacatttttggggataattatgtctaagttagttaaactttattcatcgtttggtggtgtggtagacttcttgtgttttgatttatcatttgatggttgtatttttaactacttatatccaatgtttaaggataacaatgtttcatttttttattttcaagttaaatgttcgtttgtgttcatttttatttgcttgcgttcgtttgtgttcgagaccagcgttcacgaactgttcgtgaacaattgaatttccttaacgaatgaacacgagcataaacttatgttcggtatgcgttcgtgaacagttcgcgaacatgttaacttccttaacgaacgaacacgaacatggccttgttcatgttcgttcggttcgtttacagccctacatgAAGCTTACATCCCAAATCATGGCATTAACTATTTACAAGGTAACTCACCTGTTTCTACATACTCTGGAGCTGCATACCCATATGCCCCCAATACCTGTGTAATAAGATGTGTCTCACCATTTATTGGACCATGTATTGCCAGCCTAATAATTATTGCAATCGTTAGCGCAATATTAAGGTTGAATAAAAAATGgtttattggattttaataatccaaaatggtttattggattttaataatccaaaatggtttattggattttaataatcctaagtttcacctgttggccgataataatcccaactttaaaaattcctttcaataatcccaacttgtaaaagtttggaAGCCATTGATCCCTTTCTAACataggtgcacttaaatcaattaaggagtctctaggtgtaattgaatctattgaggagacaaaattcttatatgtttgaaaaggatcaatggcggccaaacttttataagttgggattattggagggaatttttaaagttggaattattattggccaacaggTGAAACTTTGGATTAGTAAAATCCAATAACGCTAAAAAAATTGAAATAAAAACACATGCAATGTGAAATATAAATTTTGATGATGAACCAGTGTAACAtttctcaaaattttaaatttaaaataaagttatttcaCGAATAGAT contains the following coding sequences:
- the LOC110890814 gene encoding GDSL esterase/lipase At5g45950 isoform X2 → MGCLHMIINMCMALVVVMSLVINLVPQADAIAVSEIRRIAVANNVTGLFVFGDSSVDPGNNNRLKTDDKSNFPPYGIDFFSGRATGRFSNGRLATDFIAEALGYTKEIRPFLEQGVVMPFDLSHGVSFASSGSGYDNLTAQVSNVLSLSHQLKHFAHYKRNLRMRVGSKKADESIQNAVFILSMGTNDFLQNYYVELPRRAQFTVDQYGDYLISLFHDYVKKMHALGARRLVMVGVVPFGCMPLVKTLKGATKCDDEYNKVAISFDLKLQNALLTIQRTLGMKTAYVDTYGLVQSAIENPKKYGFEDTTKGCCGTGTIEYGITCKGLDACVDRDKFLFWDAVHPTERMYKIVADEALNSILTKLF
- the LOC110890815 gene encoding uncharacterized protein LOC110890815, translating into MASLLNYTTPPVISLRRNANLGSNNNPNPNPNPNSCSSSSCCHAFSWAFSNCFGVNDIWKRQRLRAHAMSAAQTHGSFISPTGANGVKDEDPDHLLVLVHGIYASPSDWRYVESELKRRLGRHFLIYASSCNTYSKTFAGIDGAGKRLADEVRQVVKSRENLKRISFLAHSLGGLIARYAVGVLYTRVDDRTAGLIAGLEAISFITLATPHLGVRGNKQLPFLLGVPMLEKIAAPMAPIFVGRTGSQLFLTDGKPDRPPLLLRMTTDAEESDFISALGAFKYRVLYANASYDHMVGRRTSSIRRESELVKPPLQSLDGYKHVVDVEYCPPVESRGSSFPPEAARAKEAAQNVPTTQNTLEYHEIMEEEMIRGLQQLGWKKVDVSFHSSLWPFFAHNNIHVKDEWFHKAGAGVVAHVADTINQQEKQHQSSSLITASL
- the LOC110890814 gene encoding GDSL esterase/lipase At5g45950 isoform X1; the encoded protein is MGCLHMIINMCMALVVVMSLVINLVPQADAIAVSEIRRIAVANNVTGLFVFGDSSVDPGNNNRLKTDDKSNFPPYGIDFFSGRATGRFSNGRLATDFIAEALGYTKEIRPFLEQGVVMPFDLSHGVSFASSGSGYDNLTAQVSSLSVWFITVSAAIERKQNPNAQEQILSIKNVLSLSHQLKHFAHYKRNLRMRVGSKKADESIQNAVFILSMGTNDFLQNYYVELPRRAQFTVDQYGDYLISLFHDYVKKMHALGARRLVMVGVVPFGCMPLVKTLKGATKCDDEYNKVAISFDLKLQNALLTIQRTLGMKTAYVDTYGLVQSAIENPKKYGFEDTTKGCCGTGTIEYGITCKGLDACVDRDKFLFWDAVHPTERMYKIVADEALNSILTKLF